From Mumia sp. ZJ1417:
CGGAGTTCGGCGACGTGGTCGGCGTCGACGCCGAGCTCGTCGCACAAGATGGCGTCGGTGTCGGCGCCCGGGGAACGTCCGGTGAAGCGGATCCGACCTGCGGTCTCGGACATGCGCCACATGACGTTGTGCTGCAGGACGGGACCGAGGTCGGCGTCGTCGACCTCGACGAGCATCTCGGTCTCGCGGACGTGGACGTCCTCGGCGAGGTCCTTCGCCGAGTAGATCGGCGCCACGGCGGCACCGGCCTCGGTGAACGCCGTGACGACCTCGTCGCGGGTGCGTGCACCGATCCACCCGCCGACGTAGCCGTCGAGCAGGTCCGCGTGCTCGGCGCGGCTGTGGCCGGAGGCGAACCACGGCTCGTCCAGCACCTCGGGGTGTCCGACCAGCCGGAGCACGCGCTCGGCGATCGCTTGGGCGCTGGTGGAGATCGCGACCCAGTGCCCGTCCTTGGTCTGGTAGGTATTGCGTGGGGAGTTGTGGTGCGAGCGGTTGCCGTTCCTGCGGCCGACGGTGCCCAGCTGCTGGAAGACGGTGGGTCCGGGGCCGACGGCCGCCATGATCGGCTCGAGCAGGCTGAGGTCGATCACCTGGCCACGACCGCCGTTGCGCTCGCGCTCGAGCAGCGCCATCGAAACCGCCGACGACGCGGCGATGCCGCAGATCGAGTCGGCGAGCCCGAAGGCCGGGAGGGTGGGCGGACCGTCAGGCTGACCCGTGAGGTGCGCGAAGCCGCTCATCGCCTCGGCGAGCGTGCCGAAGCCCGCGCGCGACGCGTACGGACCGGTCTGCCCGAACCCGGTGATGCGGGTGAGGATCAGCCCCGGGTTGATCTCGAGGAGCCGCTCGGGACCGATGCCCCAGCGCTCCAGCGTGCCGGGGCGGAAGTTCTCGACGACGACGTCGGCGGTCGCGACCAGCCGCTCGAACACCTCGGCGCCCTCGCGTGCCGAGAGGCTCAGGCCGATCGTGCGCTTGTTGCGCGAGATCTCCTTCCACCACAGCGGCACGCCGTCCTTGCTCTCGCCGTGCCCTCGCATGCTGTCGCCGCGCTCGGGGTGCTCGATCTTGATCACCTCGGCACCGAAGTCGCCGAGGATCTGGCAGCAGAGCGGTCCTGCGAGGATCGACGACGCGTCGATGACGCGAAGTCCGGTGAGCGGGCCGTCCGACATCCGTGAGCATCCTTCCACCCGGACGTTCCACAAAATGGAACGCTGTTTCAGACAGCGTAGGGGCGCGCGCGGATCGCCGTCAACCTGCCTGCACACGTCTCGAAGGGCGTGCAGGGGTCAACGGGTGTCGTGCCTGGAACATAGTTCCAGGCAGGGCGGTGGGTGGCGGCGCGTCTCAGACGAGGAACTGGAAGGCCGGGTCGTCCGGCGACAGCTTCTGGGCGCGCAGCGGCGACTCCGCGAGGCGCTGGACGAGCCCCGGCAGCTCTGCGGGCGAGCCGAGCTCGATGCCGACGAGCGCCGGCCCCGTCTCACGGTTGTGCCGCTTCACGTACTCGAAGAGCGTGATGTCGTCGTCCGGCCCCAGCACCACGTCGAGGAAGCGACGCAGCGCGCCCGGCTCCTGCGGGAAGTCGACGAGCCAGTAGTGCTTGACGCCCTTGGACACGAGTGCCCGCTCGATCACCTCGGCGTAGCGGCTCACGTCATGGTTGCCGCCGGACACCACGACGACGGCGGACTCGCCCGGCGCCACGACTCCGGGGAGCCGCAGGGCCGCGGCCGCCAGCGCGCCCGCAGGCTCCGCGATTACGCCATCGACCTCGAACAGGTCGAGCATCTCCTCGCTCACGCGCCCCGGGTCCACCGACACGAGCTCGACCGGGTGCCCGTCGCGCGCCAGCGCCGCGAACACGGCATAGGCGTGGTCGCCCACGCGCCGGACCGCGGCGCCGTCGACGAACGCGTCCACCTCGTCCAACGTCACCGGACCACCGTGCTGCACCGCGGCAGCCATGCTCGCCGCGCCTGACGGCTCCACCCCCACGACACGGGTCTGCGGGTGGCGCGCGGCGAGCCACGCCGCCATCCCCGCGATCAGGCCGCCGCCGCCGACCGGGACCACGACCACGTCCGGCGCGGACCCCGACGCCGCCTGCGCCTCGTACTGCGTCACGACCTCCATGGCCACGGTGCCCTGTCCCGCGATCACGTGCGGGTGGTCGAAGGCCGGGACCACGGTGGCTCCGCTGCGCGCCGCATCGGCGGACGCGGCCGCGCTCGCCGCGTCGTACGTGTCGCCCCCGACGATGACCTCGACGTGCTCGCCACCGAGGACGGCGATGCGCTCGCGCTTCTGGCGCGGCGTGGTGCGGGGCAGGTAGATGCGGGCGGTGGCGCCGAGAGCCCGCGCCGCGTAGGCGACGCCCTGCGCGTGGTTGCCGGCGCTCGCGGCGACGAGGCCACGTCCACGCTCCTCGGCGGTGAGGCGGGAGATCATGTGGAACGCGCCGCGCAGCTTGTACGAACGAACGGCCTGCAGGTCCTCGCGCTTGACCCACACGTCGGCCCCCGTCCGCTCGCCGAGCCGGGTGGCGCGCTCGAGCGGGGTCCGGATCGCGACCCGCGAGACGGGTGCGTACGCGGCTTCGATGTCGTCGGCGGTCACAGGCACGCCGTCCACATTAGGGACCCCGCAAGGTCCCGTCGGCAGCCGGGTGAGGCGCCGTGGCGCCGCGCATCAAGATCGCGTCAACGCCGGTCAAGGTCACGTCAAGGCCGCACCGATCGCCGAGACGGCGACGTTGACTCGACCTCATGAGTCTTGACACCGGCCTCCTGATCACCCTGGTGGCCCTTCTGATCGGCTATCTGGTCGCCTCCCTCATCCACCCGGAGCGGTTCTGATGAGCGACGGTCTCGCAGGCGTGCTGAGCCTGCTCACCGTGGTCGGCCTGCTGGCCCTTGCCTACCGACCCCTCGGCGACTACATCGCCCGGACGCTCGAGAGCCCGCGGCACAGCCGCGTCGAGCGCCCGCTGTACCGGCTCGCCGGCGTCAACCCGGACGCGACGCAGAGCACCCGCGCGTACGCGCTCGCCGTCATCGGGTTCTCCGTCGTGAGCCTGGTCCTCCTCTCTCTCCTGCTGGTGCTGCAGTCCTTCCTGCCGTACTCGCGCGACATGGACGGCATGCCGTGGGAGATGGCACTCAACACGGCCGCCTCCTTCGTGGCCAACACGAACTGGCAGTCGTACGCCGGTGAGTCGACGCTCGGCTGGACGGCCCAGACCGCCGGCCTCGCCGTGCAGAACTTCGTCTCGGCTGCCGTCGGCATCGCCGTCGCCGTCGCGCTCATCCGTGGTTTCACGAGAAACCGTTCGGACCAGCTCGGCAACTTCTGGGTCGATCTCGTCCGCGTGAGCCTGCGGGTCCTCCTCCCGATCGCCTTCATCGGAGCCGTGCTGCTCGTGATCGCGGGCACCGTGCAGAGCTTCGGTGCCGACCAGGTCGTGGACACGATCACCGGTGGGCAGCAGACGATCACGACCGGCCCGGCGGCGAGCCAGGAGGCGATCAAGGAGCTCGGCACCAACGGCGGAGGGTTCTACAACGCCAACTCGGCCCACCCCTTCGAGAATCCGAACGGCTTCTCGAACCTGCTGGAGATCTTCCTCATGCTGCTGATCCCCGTCGCCCTCACCCGGACGCTGGGCACGATGCTCGGCAACCGCAAGCAGGGGTACGCGGTGCTGGGCGCGATGGCCGGCCTCTTCTTCACCTCGCTCGCGATCACCACGTGGGCCGAGGTCGGCGCGCACGGCGACTCCGCCCAGGCTGCGGGCGCCGCGATGGAGGGCAAGGAGACCAGGATCGGGGAATGGGCGTCGGCCCTCTTCGCCACGGTGACGACCGGAACGTCCACCGGCGCGGTCAACTCCGCCCACGACTCGTACACGCCGACCGGCGGCGGCGCCGTCCTCGTGAACATGATGCTCGGCGAGGTCACGCCGGGCGGTGTCGGCGCCGGGATCTACGGCGTCCTCGTGATGGCGATCCTCGCGGTCTTCGTCGCGGGCCTCATGGTCGGTCGTACGCCCGAGCTGCTCGGCAAGAAGATCCGGTCGACCGAGATGCGCTACGTCGCGCTCTACACGCTGACCACGCCGACCCTCGTCCTCGTCGGTGTCGGGATCGCGATCGCGCTGCCCAGCACCGCGGCGGCGATGGGCAACCCGGGAGGCCACGGCTTCTCCGAGGTCGTCTACGCCTTCACGTCGGCGGCGAACAACAACGGCAGCGCGTTCGGCGGCATCACGGTCACGTCCACGTTCTTCCAGCTGATGCTCGCCGCGGCGATGCTGCTCGGCCGGTTCGTGCCGATCCTGTTCGTCCTCGCCCTGGCCGGCTCGCTGGCACGCCAGGGGAAGGTCCCCGCGACCGCCGGCACCCTTCCCACCCACACTCCCCTGTTCGCGGGCCTGCTGGTCGGGGTCATCCTCGTGATGACCGGGCTGACCTACTTCCCCGCGCTCGCCCTCGGTCCGATTGCGGAGGCCCTCGCATGACCCTCTCCCAGCTCGTGAGCCAGGTGCCCACGGCCCTGGCCAAGCTCGACCCGCGCCACATGTGGCGCAACCCGGTGATGTTCGTGGTGCTCGTCGGGTCCGTCCTCACCACCGTCCTCGCGCTCGCCGACCCCGACTTCTTCACGATCGCGATCGCGGTCTGGCTGTGGTTGACGGTGATCTTCGGCAACCTCGCCGAGGCCGTCGCCGAAGGGCGCGGCAAGGCGCAGGCCGCGTCGCTGCGCGCTGCCCGCAAGGACACCGTCGCGCGCCGCCTCGAGCGCGACGGCACCGAGACCGCGGTGCCCGGCACCGACCTCAAGATCGGCGACCGGGTGGTCGTCGAGGCCGGCGAGGTCATCCCCGGCGACGGCGACGTCGTCGAGGGCATCGCGTCGGTCGACGAGTCCGCGATCACCGGCGAGTCCGCACCCGTGATCCGCGAGGCCGGCGGAGACCGATCTGCGGTGACCGGCGGCACCACCGTGCTGTCCGACCGGATCGTCGTGAAGATCACCGCGGCCCCCGGCAGCACGTTCCTCGACACGATGATCGCGCTTGTGGAGGGCACATCGAGGCGCAAGACCCCCAACGAGAACGCGCTGACGATCCTCCTCTCCAGCCTCACGATCGTCTTCCTGCTCGCCGTGGCGACGCTGGCGCCGATGGCCGACTACGCCGGTGCGCCGCAACGCACGCTCGTCCTCGTCGCGCTGCTCGTCTGCCTGATCCCGACCACGATCGGGGCGCTGCTCTCGGCGATCGGCATCGCCGGCATGGACCGGCTCGTCCGCGTCAACGTCCTCGCGATGTCGGGGCGTGCGGTCGAGGCCGCGGGCGACGTCGGCACGCTGCTGCTCGACAAGACCGGCACGATCACGTACGGCAACCGGCGCGCGACGTCCTTCGTCCCGCAGGCGGGTCTGGACCGCGAGGTCCTGCGGGACACGGCACGGCTCTCGAGCCTCGCCGACCCCACGCCCGAAGGTCGTTCGATCGTGGAGCTCGCCCTCACGCAGGGTGCTCCTGACGTGCCGCTCCCGGCCGGGGCGCAGGTCGTCGAGTTCTCCGCATCGACCCGCATGTCCGGGGTCGACCTCGCCGACAGGACGGTGGTCCGCAAGGGCGCCGCGTCGGCCGTCCTCGCCTGGCTCGACCAGACCGCACTGCCGCCCAGCGTCGAGTCGGCCGTCGAGCGGATCAGCGCGGACGGCGGCACGCCGCTGGTCGTCGCCGTCCGTCCCCCGCACGGTGCGGGACAGGTCCTCGGTGTGGTCCACCTCAAGGACGTCGTGAAGCCCGGCATGGCCGAACGGTTCGCCGAGCTGCGCCGGATGGGCATCCGTACGGTCATGGTGACCGGCGACAACGCGATCACCGCGAAGGCGATCGCCGCGGAGGCCGGTGTGGACGACGTCCTCGCCGAGGCGACGCCCGAGGAGAAGATGGCCTTCATCCGTCAGGAGCAGGCCGGCGGCCGCCTGGTCGCGATGACGGGTGACGGCACGAACGACGCCCCCGCGCTGGCCGCAGCCGACGTCGGCGTCGCGATGAGCTCGGGTACGTCGGCCGCCAAAGAGGCCGGCAACATGGTCGACCTCGACTCCGACCCGACGAAGCTCATCGACATCGTCGAGATCGGCAAGCAGCTGCTCATCACGCGCGGTGCGCTCACGACCTTCTCGGTCGCGAACGACGTCGCCAAGTACTTCGCGATCATCCCTGCGATGTTCGTCGCGGCGTACCCGAGCCTCGAGAGTCTCGACATCATGCGGCTGCACAGCCCCGAGTCGGCGATCCTCTCGGCGGTCGTCTTCAACGCGCTCATCATCGTCGCGCTGATCCCGCTGTCGCTCAAGGGCGTGAAGTACCGCGTGACCACGGCGGCCGGGCTGCTGCGCCGCAACCTCCTGGTCTACGGACTCGGCGGCCTGATCGCGCCCTTCCTCGGGATCAAGATCATCGACCTCCTCCTCGCGAGCCTCTTCGGCTCCGCACTCTGAGCCCGTACGACTGAGCCCATAGAAGGACACACGCATGACCACCACCACGACCACCACCTCCCCGGACCGCGACTCCGACCCAGCACCCGCCCGCGTCCCGCTCGGCACCGGACTCCTGCGCCAGACCGCCACCGGGTTGCGCATCCTGCTCGTCCTCACGGTGATCCTCGGGATCGGCTATCCCGCCGCCGTCTGGGCCGTGGGCCTGGTCGTCGCTCATGACCAGGCGAACGGGCAGATCGTCGAGGTCGATGGCAGCCCTGTCGGTTCCCGGATCATCGGGCAGACGTTCGACGACCCGACGCTGTTCCACACCCGCCCGTCGGCCACCGAGTACGACGGGCTCGCCAGCGCCGCCAGCAACCTCGGCCCGTCGAACCCGGACCTCCTCGCCCTGATCGAGGAGCGGAGGGCCGCCGTCGCCGAGGAGGAGGGTGTCGCGCCGTCCGACGTCCCGCCCGACGCCCTCACCGCCTCAGGCTCCGGGCTCGACCCGCACATCTCGACCGCGTACGCCGACCTCCAGGTGGCGCGCGTCGCCGAGGCCCACGGCCTCGAGCCGTCGACCGTGCGTGACCTCGTCGCCGAGCACACCGCCGGGCGCACGCTCGGCTTCCTCGGCGAGGAGGGCGTCAACGTCCTGCTGCTCAACCTTGCGATCCTCGACGCCGCGAAGGGCTGACAGGATGGCGGGCATGGACCACCCGCCCACGCGCCGCGGGCGGCTCCGGGTCTATCTCGGAGCCGCTCCTGGCGTGGGCAAGACCTACAAGATGCTCGACGAAGGACAGCGCCGCGCCGCCCGCGGCACCGACGTCGTGGTCGGCTACGTCGACACGCACGGGCGGGTACGCACAGCCGAGCAGCTCGACGGCCTCGAGGTCGTCCCCCGACAACGTCTCGCCTACGGCGGCTCCACGTACGAGGAGATGGACCTCGCTGCGGTGCTCGCCCGCCGCCCCGAGGTCGCGCTGGTCGACGAGCTCGCGCACACCAACGTCGCCGGCGCCGGCCACGTCAAGCGGTGGGAGGACGTCGAGGCGCTCCTCGACGCCGGCATCGACGTCGTGACGACCGTCAACGTGCAGCACCTCGAGTCGCTCAACGACGTCGTCGAGTCGATCACCGGCATCCGCCAGCGCGAGACCGTCCCCGACCAGGTCGTCCGCAGCGCCGACGCGGTCGAGCTCGTCGACATGAGCCCGCAGGCGCTGCGACGACGTCTGGCCCACGGCAACGTGTACGCCGCCGACAAGGTCGACGCGGCGCTCTCCCGCTACTTCCGCGAGGGCAACCTGTCGGCGCTGCGCGAGCTCGCCCTGCTCTGGGTCGCCGACCAGGTCGACGAGGGGCTGGCGCGCTATCGCCAGCAGCACCGGATCGACGCGACCTGGCCCACCCGTGAACGCATCGTCGTGGCCGTGACCGGCGGGCCCGAGTCACCGACGCTCCTGCGTCGAGCAGCGCTCATCGCCGGCCGGACGACCCGCGGCGAGTGGATGGCGGTCTACGTGACCCGCCGCGACGGCCTCTCGGGGACGTCCCCCGACCAGCTCGCACGCCAGCACGCGATGGTGCACGACATGGGAGGCAGCTTCCACACGGTGGTCGCGGACGACGTCGCGGGCGGTCTCCTCGAGTTCGCCCGCGCCGAGAACGCCTCCCAGATCCTCATAGGCGCGTCCCGACGACCCCGGTGGTCGGCGGCGTTCCGCCCCGGTGTCGGCGAGCGGGTCATCGCGGGATCGGGCGACATCGACGTGCACATCGTGAGCCACGATGAGGCACGGCGTGGTGCCCGCGACCGTGACCGGCGCCCCGACCTCGGGCGGGGGCGCACGATCCTCGGCTACGTCCTCGCGCTGGTCGCGCCGGCGCTGACCGCCCTCCTGCTCTACACGACCAACGATCTCCACGACCTCACGCTGGAGTCGATGCTCATGCTGAGCGTCGTCGTCGTGGTGGCGCTGGTCGGCGGGCTGGTCCCGGCCATGCTGGCGGCGGTGCTGTCGGCGATCCTTCTCAACTGGTTCTTCGTCGCCCCCGTCCACACGCTCACGATCGCGCAGGGACAGTACGTCGCCGTGATCGCGGTCTTCGTCGTCGTCGGGGTCGCGGTCGCCTCCGTGGTCGACCTCGCCGCCGGCCGTGCGGCGCAGGCGCGGCGCGCGTCCGCGGAGGCCGACGCCCTCTCGGTGCTCTCGCACAGCCTCCTGCGCGCCGGCGAGAGCCTGCCCGCCCTCCTCGCCCAGGCGACCGAGGTGTTCGGGATGAGGGGTGCGGCGATCCTCACCCGTACCGGCGACGGCTGGGCGACGACGGTCGCGCACGGCGACGCCCCCGAGAGTGTGGCCGACGCCGACGTGGACGTGCCGATCGACGAGTCGACGTTCCTCGTCCTGCGGGGACGCACGCTCGACGCCTCCGACCGGCGGCTCGTCACGGCGTACGCGGCGCACGCCGGCGTCGTGATCGAGCGCACCCACGCCGCCGAGGAGCACGCGCGGGCCCACGAGCTGGCCGAGGCGGACCGGACCCGTACGGCGCTGCTGGCCGCCGTCTCCCACGACCTTCGGAGTCCGCTGGCCGCGATCAAGGCAGCCGTGACGAGCCTGCGCAACGACGACATCACGTGGTCGGAGCAGGACGAGGCAGACCTGTTGATGACGATCGAGGAGTCCGCGGACCGTCTCGACGCGCTGGTCGCGAACCTCCTCGACATGAGCCGCTTGCGCACCGGCGCGCTCACCGTGCTCGCGACCGACGTCGACGTGGTCGAGCTGGCCCGGATCGCCGTCGCCCCGTTGGCCGACGCCGACCGCGTGGAGGTGCGGGGCGAGCAGGGCGTCCCGCCCGCCTACGCCGACCCCGGGCTCCTCGAGCGGGTGCTGGCCAACCTCTGCGAGAACGCGCTGAAGCACACCACGAGCCGTGTCCTGGTCCAGGTCTCGGGCTACGTCGAGTCCGACGGCGCACCGCGCACCTGTATCCGCGTCGTCGACCACGGCCCGGGCGTGGACGACTCCGACCTCGATCGCCTCTTCGCTCCCTTCCAGCGACTCGGCGACGTCCCGCAGGGCGACGGCGTCGGCCTCGGGCTCGCTGTGGCGCGTGGCCTCACCGAGGCGATGTCGGGAAGGTTGGAGGCGGAGGAGACACCGGGCGGTGGACTCACGTTCGTCCTGACGCTCCCCCAGGCCGTGGTGCGCAGCCCGGCGACCCCCGAGGAGGAGACGCGATGACGTTCGTGCTGGCGGTCGACGACGACCCCGCGATCCTGCGTACCCTGCGGATCAACCTGCGTGCCCGCGACTACGAGGTCGAGACGGCCGGGGACGGACGGTCCGCGCTGCAGATCGCGGCCGAGCGCGAGCCCGACGTCGTGCTGCTGGACCTCGGGCTCCCCGACCTCGGCGGCGTGGCGGTGATCCGCCGGATCCGTGCGGCCAGCGCGGTCCCGATCGTCGTCCTGTCGGCACGGCACGAGTCCGACGACAAGGTCGAGGCGCTCGACGCCGGAGCCGACGACTACGTCACGAAGCCGTTCGGGATGGAGGAGCTGCTGGCGCGGCTGCGCGCCGCGGTCCGCCGGGGCGCGCCCACGCCGTCGTCGACCGAACGTGTCGCGGTCGGTGACCTCGTCCTGGATGTCGACGACGGGACCGCCACGAAGGACGGCGTCGAGGTTCACCTCACGCCCACCGAGTGGCGGATCGTGGCTGCGCTGCTGCGCCGGAGGGGCCGACTCGTCCGGCAGGCCGAGCTGCTCCGTGAGGTGTGGGGACCCGCGTACGAGCGCGAGACTCACTATCTGCGGGTGTATCTCGCGCAGATCCGCCGCAAGCTCGAGGACGACCCGGCACACCCGGCGTACTTCATCACCGAGCCCGGTCTCGGCTATCGCTTCGTCGGGTGAGCCTCACCGCACGCTCGGGCGGTCGATGATCCACCGCCACGTGCCGTCGGGCTGCCGGCGTGCGACCTCGCACGTCGCACCACCGGCCCCGGCGCTGCGCGGGAGCACGGTGGTCGTGAGCGCGAGGTCGCCCTGCACGAGGGGACGGCGCTGAACCCCCGCCCGTACGGCCGCGT
This genomic window contains:
- a CDS encoding CaiB/BaiF CoA-transferase family protein → MSDGPLTGLRVIDASSILAGPLCCQILGDFGAEVIKIEHPERGDSMRGHGESKDGVPLWWKEISRNKRTIGLSLSAREGAEVFERLVATADVVVENFRPGTLERWGIGPERLLEINPGLILTRITGFGQTGPYASRAGFGTLAEAMSGFAHLTGQPDGPPTLPAFGLADSICGIAASSAVSMALLERERNGGRGQVIDLSLLEPIMAAVGPGPTVFQQLGTVGRRNGNRSHHNSPRNTYQTKDGHWVAISTSAQAIAERVLRLVGHPEVLDEPWFASGHSRAEHADLLDGYVGGWIGARTRDEVVTAFTEAGAAVAPIYSAKDLAEDVHVRETEMLVEVDDADLGPVLQHNVMWRMSETAGRIRFTGRSPGADTDAILCDELGVDADHVAELRSRGVVR
- the ilvA gene encoding threonine ammonia-lyase IlvA — protein: MPVTADDIEAAYAPVSRVAIRTPLERATRLGERTGADVWVKREDLQAVRSYKLRGAFHMISRLTAEERGRGLVAASAGNHAQGVAYAARALGATARIYLPRTTPRQKRERIAVLGGEHVEVIVGGDTYDAASAAASADAARSGATVVPAFDHPHVIAGQGTVAMEVVTQYEAQAASGSAPDVVVVPVGGGGLIAGMAAWLAARHPQTRVVGVEPSGAASMAAAVQHGGPVTLDEVDAFVDGAAVRRVGDHAYAVFAALARDGHPVELVSVDPGRVSEEMLDLFEVDGVIAEPAGALAAAALRLPGVVAPGESAVVVVSGGNHDVSRYAEVIERALVSKGVKHYWLVDFPQEPGALRRFLDVVLGPDDDITLFEYVKRHNRETGPALVGIELGSPAELPGLVQRLAESPLRAQKLSPDDPAFQFLV
- the kdpF gene encoding K(+)-transporting ATPase subunit F, producing the protein MSLDTGLLITLVALLIGYLVASLIHPERF
- the kdpA gene encoding potassium-transporting ATPase subunit KdpA; this encodes MSDGLAGVLSLLTVVGLLALAYRPLGDYIARTLESPRHSRVERPLYRLAGVNPDATQSTRAYALAVIGFSVVSLVLLSLLLVLQSFLPYSRDMDGMPWEMALNTAASFVANTNWQSYAGESTLGWTAQTAGLAVQNFVSAAVGIAVAVALIRGFTRNRSDQLGNFWVDLVRVSLRVLLPIAFIGAVLLVIAGTVQSFGADQVVDTITGGQQTITTGPAASQEAIKELGTNGGGFYNANSAHPFENPNGFSNLLEIFLMLLIPVALTRTLGTMLGNRKQGYAVLGAMAGLFFTSLAITTWAEVGAHGDSAQAAGAAMEGKETRIGEWASALFATVTTGTSTGAVNSAHDSYTPTGGGAVLVNMMLGEVTPGGVGAGIYGVLVMAILAVFVAGLMVGRTPELLGKKIRSTEMRYVALYTLTTPTLVLVGVGIAIALPSTAAAMGNPGGHGFSEVVYAFTSAANNNGSAFGGITVTSTFFQLMLAAAMLLGRFVPILFVLALAGSLARQGKVPATAGTLPTHTPLFAGLLVGVILVMTGLTYFPALALGPIAEALA
- the kdpB gene encoding potassium-transporting ATPase subunit KdpB, translated to MTLSQLVSQVPTALAKLDPRHMWRNPVMFVVLVGSVLTTVLALADPDFFTIAIAVWLWLTVIFGNLAEAVAEGRGKAQAASLRAARKDTVARRLERDGTETAVPGTDLKIGDRVVVEAGEVIPGDGDVVEGIASVDESAITGESAPVIREAGGDRSAVTGGTTVLSDRIVVKITAAPGSTFLDTMIALVEGTSRRKTPNENALTILLSSLTIVFLLAVATLAPMADYAGAPQRTLVLVALLVCLIPTTIGALLSAIGIAGMDRLVRVNVLAMSGRAVEAAGDVGTLLLDKTGTITYGNRRATSFVPQAGLDREVLRDTARLSSLADPTPEGRSIVELALTQGAPDVPLPAGAQVVEFSASTRMSGVDLADRTVVRKGAASAVLAWLDQTALPPSVESAVERISADGGTPLVVAVRPPHGAGQVLGVVHLKDVVKPGMAERFAELRRMGIRTVMVTGDNAITAKAIAAEAGVDDVLAEATPEEKMAFIRQEQAGGRLVAMTGDGTNDAPALAAADVGVAMSSGTSAAKEAGNMVDLDSDPTKLIDIVEIGKQLLITRGALTTFSVANDVAKYFAIIPAMFVAAYPSLESLDIMRLHSPESAILSAVVFNALIIVALIPLSLKGVKYRVTTAAGLLRRNLLVYGLGGLIAPFLGIKIIDLLLASLFGSAL
- the kdpC gene encoding potassium-transporting ATPase subunit KdpC: MTTTTTTTSPDRDSDPAPARVPLGTGLLRQTATGLRILLVLTVILGIGYPAAVWAVGLVVAHDQANGQIVEVDGSPVGSRIIGQTFDDPTLFHTRPSATEYDGLASAASNLGPSNPDLLALIEERRAAVAEEEGVAPSDVPPDALTASGSGLDPHISTAYADLQVARVAEAHGLEPSTVRDLVAEHTAGRTLGFLGEEGVNVLLLNLAILDAAKG
- a CDS encoding ATP-binding protein; this encodes MDHPPTRRGRLRVYLGAAPGVGKTYKMLDEGQRRAARGTDVVVGYVDTHGRVRTAEQLDGLEVVPRQRLAYGGSTYEEMDLAAVLARRPEVALVDELAHTNVAGAGHVKRWEDVEALLDAGIDVVTTVNVQHLESLNDVVESITGIRQRETVPDQVVRSADAVELVDMSPQALRRRLAHGNVYAADKVDAALSRYFREGNLSALRELALLWVADQVDEGLARYRQQHRIDATWPTRERIVVAVTGGPESPTLLRRAALIAGRTTRGEWMAVYVTRRDGLSGTSPDQLARQHAMVHDMGGSFHTVVADDVAGGLLEFARAENASQILIGASRRPRWSAAFRPGVGERVIAGSGDIDVHIVSHDEARRGARDRDRRPDLGRGRTILGYVLALVAPALTALLLYTTNDLHDLTLESMLMLSVVVVVALVGGLVPAMLAAVLSAILLNWFFVAPVHTLTIAQGQYVAVIAVFVVVGVAVASVVDLAAGRAAQARRASAEADALSVLSHSLLRAGESLPALLAQATEVFGMRGAAILTRTGDGWATTVAHGDAPESVADADVDVPIDESTFLVLRGRTLDASDRRLVTAYAAHAGVVIERTHAAEEHARAHELAEADRTRTALLAAVSHDLRSPLAAIKAAVTSLRNDDITWSEQDEADLLMTIEESADRLDALVANLLDMSRLRTGALTVLATDVDVVELARIAVAPLADADRVEVRGEQGVPPAYADPGLLERVLANLCENALKHTTSRVLVQVSGYVESDGAPRTCIRVVDHGPGVDDSDLDRLFAPFQRLGDVPQGDGVGLGLAVARGLTEAMSGRLEAEETPGGGLTFVLTLPQAVVRSPATPEEETR
- a CDS encoding response regulator → MTFVLAVDDDPAILRTLRINLRARDYEVETAGDGRSALQIAAEREPDVVLLDLGLPDLGGVAVIRRIRAASAVPIVVLSARHESDDKVEALDAGADDYVTKPFGMEELLARLRAAVRRGAPTPSSTERVAVGDLVLDVDDGTATKDGVEVHLTPTEWRIVAALLRRRGRLVRQAELLREVWGPAYERETHYLRVYLAQIRRKLEDDPAHPAYFITEPGLGYRFVG